A single Cucumis melo cultivar AY chromosome 4, USDA_Cmelo_AY_1.0, whole genome shotgun sequence DNA region contains:
- the LOC103490046 gene encoding putative hydrolase C777.06c: MVLFVGTTLPPTSMACLAALRTQVQLRSSAFPIARKGFSPFQRIAQSRLQSVSDGEIGGTVSANESEIIFIGTGTSEGIPRVSCLTDPIKKCPVCFKAAEPGNKNRRLNTSILVRYAGPSGNRNILIDVGKFFYHSALRWFPAFGIRTIDAVIITHSHADAIGGLDDLRDWTNNVQPSVPIYVAQRDFEVMQKTHYYLVDTSVILPGAAVSELQFNIIPEEPFVVDDLKVTPLPVWHGRGYRSLGFRFGNVCYISDVSEIPEETYPLLKDCEILILDALRPDRSSSTHFGLPRALEEVRKIQPKRTLFTGMMHLMDHEEVNSYLLKLKETEGVDAQLSYDGLRIPVTL; the protein is encoded by the exons ATGGTTTTGTTTGTGGGTACGACTCTTCCTCCCACTTCTATGGCCTGTCTTGCAGCTTTAAGAACCCAAGTTCAACTTCGAAGCTCTGCATTTCCGATTGCTCGAAAAGGGTTTTCTCCCTTTCAACGAATTGCCCAATCTCGCCTTCAATCCG TTTCTGATGGTGAGATTGGAGGGACGGTATCTGCCAATGAATCAGAAATCATATTTATAGGTACGGGTACCAGCGAAGGAATCCCACGAGTGAGCTGCCTGACTGATCCTATAAAGAAATGTCCG gTATGCTTCAAAGCTGCAGAACCGGGCAATAAAAATAGGAGGCTTAATACCAGTATCCTAGTTCGATATGCTGGACCTTCTGGAAATCGTAATATACTTATCGACGTTGGAAA GTTTTTCTACCACAGTGCTCTCCGATGGTTTCCCGCATTTGG GATAAGAACAATTGATGCAGTTATTATTACTCATTCTCATGCCGATGCAATTGGAG GTCTTGATGATCTTCGCGATTGGACAAACAATGTCCAGCCTTCAGTCCCAATTTATGTGGCTCAACGTGATTTTGAG GTGATGCAGAAGACTCACTATTATTTGGTAGACACAAGTGTAATTTTACCTGGTGCTGCAGTTTCAGAATTGCAGTTCAATATCATACCTGAGGAACCTTTTGTAGTCGATGATTTGAAG gTTACACCTTTACCAGTTTGGCACGGTCGTGGCTATCGTTCATTGGGTTTTCGATTTGGGAATGTTTGTTACATTAG TGATGTTAGTGAAATACCTGAAGAAACTTATCCATTGTTGAAAGATTGTGAAATTCTCATACTG GACGCATTACGGCCTGATCGATCTTCTTCCACCCACTTTGGGCTTCCAAGA gCTTTAGAGGAAGTAAGGAAAATACAACCAAAGAGAACTCTATTCACTG GTATGATGCATTTAATGGATCATGAAGAAGTAAACAGTTATCTGTTGAAACTGAAGGAGACTGAAGGTGTTGATGCTCAACTAAGCTACGATGGGCTTCGAATACCAGTAACCCTCTAA